atcaattagcttaatttctgaGATCAAATTCTATTTCAACgtaataatgttgcaggaatgctaatttTACCCGTTTTTAACATAATAAACGATTTctgaacaatctgagatggtgggtgtcataaCCCCTTTTTATTGTGCTTTTTGGATGTGGATTGACCCAGGGGCGATTCATAATAAAATAGAATTCCCAGGAATTAAAAGTGTTGAGCTCGAGAAAGACCGCTCCTTTCGGGatccaaccctgcttgttccctcgactccgtTACCAACACCCAATCGCCTACAGAGCCCATAACCTGTaccactagacacctcatagggACTAGTGAGCTACAGGCAGGAATCATCAGTGAATCCCAGTAATGAGACACccaggggggaggggaggggtgcattGGTCGCTCAGACCTGTGTTAAGGCCCCTCGCACCGGGGGTTAGCCTAGCCAAGTTTAAAGGGGCTGCTTCCTCATCGGAGGTGCACGCAAGACCCGCTTCCTCGACATCCTCCAAATCCAGGAATTGGAAATAGGAATGGGGTTGCCATAACGCTGGGGGAAAGCTTCATTCACAGGAAGTCAAGCCTGCTAGCTGACGTTAGCCAGGAGTCTTTTCAGTCTAAGCTAGGCTAAATAGCCTCTTTGACCAAAGCACGGTCCGTTTAGAATAACCAAGCGACTTAACGCTATACTAAACAAGAGAGCTACCCAAGCAACTCCACCGTGGGGAAGCAGGAATACCTAGTAGTAGCTAGTTCGCCTCTGCGAACAAAAAGGGAACAAAAGATTAACACACTACTGACTGAAGTGTAGAATACAGACATGAAAGTACAATGGGTTAACCTGCGTATGAGGCATGTGATGGAGGGGTTAGATGTTAGAAGGTTTACCTGTGAACCTGCGTATCAGGTGTGTTATGGAGTGTGTGACGTCCTGTTCTGGCAGAGTCTCCATGAACTCAGACTCATGACCAGCGATCCAGCCACACAACACATGGCCATACCTGGAGAGACAGGGGTAGAGGGGGAAAGAGGGTGAGAGGCAAGAGGCGTGGGGAGTTCAAGACATTgagtttgagatttttggtttgtGTGTATGTCTCAGTTACCTCTCAGTGGGTTTGAGGACAGTGAAACCAAACAGTTTCTTGATCCAGAGTCTCTCCACATCTGATACCTGGTCCACCAAGTCTGACTAGAGGGCAACAGTAAAACTactgttactgtctgtgtgtttgcAATGATAGATATATAATTGTGTTCCTCAAGGATCCGTTTTGGGCCCAATACTCTTTTCCCCACATGCTATGTGTTTCATACCTCGTCTTCCCAGACCAGGTATATGACCTCACAGTCGTTGTCCCACCAGGGTTGGTCAAACTCCACAAAGATCTTGTTGTTGGTTCCAAAGCCCATCCTCTGAACAGAGTGCAGCttgtggaggggtagaggaggggagagtagGGTACCATGATGCTTCTTCAGATAACCTGATAAAATAATAGTAGATATTATTaggtacactgaacaaaaatgtaaacactTCATGTAAAAcgtattggtcccatgtttcatgagctgaaataaaatatcccagaaatgttccaatcGCACATTATGcaaatttctctcaaattttgtgcacaaatttgtttacatccctgttagtgagcatttctcctttgccaagataatcaagaagctgattaaacagaatgattattacacaggtgcaccttgtgctgcggacaataaaaaggccactaaaatgtgaagttgtcaaacacaatgccacagatgtctcaagttctgagggagcgtgtaattggcatgctgactataGGAATGTGCACCAGAGCTGTTCCCAGAGAATTTaaatgttcatttttctaccataagcagcctccaacgtaattttagagaacttgccagtatgtccaaccggcctcacaaccacagaccacgtgtaaccatgctagcccaggacctccacatccggcttcttcacctacgggatcgtctgagaccagccacccagacagctgatgaaactgggggtTTGCGGAACCAAAGAATTTCCATACAAaatgtcagaaaccgtctcagggaagctcatctgcgtgctcgtcgtcctcaccatgGTCTTGACCTcactgcagttcagcgtcgtatctgacttcagtgggcaactGCTCCCCTTCGATGgacactggcacgctggagaggtgtgctcttcacggattaatcctggtttcaactgtaccggcttgctgatgtcaacgttgtgaacagagtgcccaatggtggcggtgagattatggtatgggcaggcataagctatggacaacaaacacaattgcattttatcgatggcaatttgaacacacagagataccatgacgagatcccgaggcccattgtcgtgccattcatccgcctccatcacctcatgttttagcatgttcatgcacggccccatgtcgcaaggatctgtacacaattcctggaaactgaaaatgtcccagttcttccatggcctgcatattcaccagacatgccacccattgagcatgttcgggatgttctggatcgacgtgtacgacagcgtgatcccgccaatatccagcaacttcgcacagtcattgaagaggagtgggacaacatcccacaatcaacagcctgatcaactctatgtgaaggagatgtgacgtactgcatgaggcaaatggtggtcacaccagatactgactggttttctgatccacgcccctactttttttttaaaggtatctgtgaccaacagatgcatatctgcactgatttccttatatgaactgtaactcagtaaaatctttgaaattgctgcatttatatttttattcagtgtagttaTTGTTCTAAAAAATAGTAAATGAGAAGAGTGACATGACATGGTGCCTCTTTAGGTAGCCTGGCAGCACAGAAAACTCAGACTTCAAGTTGTTTGAGAAGGTAAGGTCACAATGTTTGTTACTGGTTATAAAATGTTAATGTTTAGAAACTTAGAAGAGATGTCATAAAATGTAATATAAGAGAACATTTTAACAGTAGTCACttgacatctgtgtgtgtgtgtgtgtgtgtgtgtgtgtgtgtgtgtgtgtgacctaccAAGAGGGACAGTGAGGATGACGTGGTCCGCTGggattctctctccatcttcacaCTCCACCACTACAGGgtactctctccctcctttcctcaccACCCTCTGCCAGTGGACACAGCTGACTGGTCGATGGTAGGAGACTACCCCAGTAGGAAGCTCGTTCATCAAGTTGGTGATTAACCCTTCATAACCTCTGAAAGAGACAGAACAACAGTCTAGTCAAGCCACGCGCACAGCGGTAAACGGAGAGAAGTGCAATCGATGTCTATACACACACgtgcatacacagacacacacacgcagacagcaGAAGGATTTTTTGACAGCCTAATTTCGATATTTTTATGCTTGGAATTTACGacatttggtaggctatttgttactCAACTTGTTTagaattagatacatgcagcttctcgtCGGTCATTACTTGTTGCCCTATAATACTTAATGAAgccttgctcaccagaataaaGTCATAAATAGAAGAAATGTATCAATAATCTAGCTGACAtctgtaaagttattttttaacgTTTAGAGACCCGGGGAGAAACTGCAATAACCCGCAAAGATTTTCTGTAAAACTTCCAAttgacatcagtttgaccggttttaTGAAAAGCTGTGAAAGCGATCCAACAAGATTTGGATAATATTTCAGTTGGTCTTGGATGCATATTTTGATGTGGTTAAAATAGCCTACTGTCAGCTTTATTTCTCTGAAAAAGATTTGCACCGTGCTTAACGGTCCATTCGCATTCTCTCAAAATGCTGAAATAAATGCATCATATTTCCCCACTCCTGTTCCAGAGACAAAATTaacatttggtgtatcattttacaGCAAGAAACGCTTCTTGCAGTAAAATAATACACCAAAAGTTAATTTTGTAGCCTACTAATATTATATTAGgctacatgtgagaggttataggaGTACAGTccgtgtccagatttcagttactattccatttaaccccCAGCCGCACCCCTACTTTCCCCCATCCCTgcgggcacacacacaaactgaccgGGGGAAGGTGCAGTCCAATCCAGGCAAGGTTTTGTACAGTCCAAAGGCTCCCAGGCCCAGCGTGTCCAGAGTGTGTGTTCCATTCACACAACACTCCGCCTTCAGCAGAGTACTGATcaaagacagacggacagactgaCAGGACAGACTGTCACCTTGCCACCGCTCTGCTGCACGCTGacgcacctacacacacacacatttaacagGCAGACAGATATAGGTAtacggtgtgtgtatgtgtgtgggcgCATGTTGCGTGACGTACCTCTGTCCTTATGAACTCCCCAACACTGCTGTACGGTTCTCCTCCCTGTTCGCTgaactctcctccctcctccaacACCTCAGCAAACAGCTCTACAGCAGGACCCGTCAGCTCTGGAGTCAGCTTATGACCTGGTAGAAACATAACTCAATGTTAACGAACTGCTGACTAGCTAAGTAAGACTTTGTATGACCCAATGGTTTTTCTATGGGGTTCATTACATTGacagacaaaaaaaaaagaaCGGAGAGCGCATCCACAGTTTGGTCTGTCGCTTGTACATATGCAACTCATGTTAGCTCAACTCATTTGAACTTTTGACGGACAAAAACTGACTGGGTGACGTAATATTACATTTTCATCCATTAAAATCAGTCTCTGCCTGGCCCAACTTTTTACCGGAGCTGGAGAACCAGTTTGGTACCCATGGTGGGTGACCTCCTATAGCCAGGTCCTGGTTCTCCGGAGTCAGGCTCTCTGGGTCCAGCAGGCTGTACTGTctggacagacagaacactgggTTAGCCTCCGACGGACCATGGATCCAGTTAGCACCAATCTCTATGATGTTATTACCTagaggagagagtgggaagggagagagagagtaatacaTTCAAATAAGTTTAGCAACATACAGCGTATGAGTAGGTTACACAATTAC
This portion of the Salvelinus namaycush isolate Seneca chromosome 22, SaNama_1.0, whole genome shotgun sequence genome encodes:
- the si:dkey-275b16.2 gene encoding peroxisomal N(1)-acetyl-spermine/spermidine oxidase; translated protein: MALRHGLDSQIVIVGCGISGIGAALKLTKHGFRNVRILEATGRSGGRIKTGKMGNNIIEIGANWIHGPSEANPVFCLSRQYSLLDPESLTPENQDLAIGGHPPWVPNWFSSSGHKLTPELTGPAVELFAEVLEEGGEFSEQGGEPYSSVGEFIRTEVRQRAAERWQGDSLSCQSVRLSLISTLLKAECCVNGTHTLDTLGLGAFGLYKTLPGLDCTFPRGYEGLITNLMNELPTGVVSYHRPVSCVHWQRVVRKGGREYPVVVECEDGERIPADHVILTVPLGYLKKHHGTLLSPPLPLHKLHSVQRMGFGTNNKIFVEFDQPWWDNDCEVIYLVWEDESDLVDQVSDVERLWIKKLFGFTVLKPTERYGHVLCGWIAGHESEFMETLPEQDVTHSITHLIRRFTGNPTITPRRVLRSQWFHDPWTCGSYTYTATGTSLQDIHNLAEPLPQQGEQPLQVLFAGEATHPSFFSTVHGALLTGWREAGRLISHYSAPSTFQPTRSKL